One window of the Pseudobdellovibrionaceae bacterium genome contains the following:
- a CDS encoding ABC transporter ATP-binding protein, whose product MNSQLPLLSARGVYKSFPMGGSRLEILKGLDLNIDKGEAVCIVGASGAGKSTLLHIMGTLDRPTLGTVLYQGKDLFRQSDDQLAKFRNEKLGFVFQFHHLMSEFTALENVTMPARIGGMNPRMARERAEELLAGMGLIDRKSHYPSELSGGEQQRVAIARALLNEPEILLADEPTGNLDTKNSGRIQDLFFELKDRMGLTLVVVSHDQEFAKRFPRVCRMKDGLWI is encoded by the coding sequence ATGAATAGTCAGTTACCCTTGTTATCAGCCCGCGGTGTTTACAAGTCATTTCCCATGGGTGGCTCGCGTTTGGAAATCCTCAAGGGTTTGGATCTCAATATTGATAAGGGTGAGGCGGTTTGCATTGTTGGCGCCAGTGGGGCGGGAAAGAGCACCCTGTTGCACATAATGGGGACTTTGGATCGTCCAACTCTTGGTACAGTTCTTTATCAGGGGAAGGATCTGTTTCGCCAATCGGATGATCAGTTGGCGAAGTTTCGGAATGAAAAACTGGGCTTTGTCTTTCAGTTTCACCACTTAATGAGTGAGTTTACCGCTCTGGAAAATGTCACCATGCCCGCCCGCATTGGTGGTATGAATCCGCGAATGGCCCGGGAGAGGGCTGAGGAACTATTGGCAGGAATGGGACTGATTGATCGGAAAAGTCACTATCCTTCTGAGTTGAGTGGTGGAGAGCAACAGCGAGTCGCCATCGCTAGAGCCCTGTTGAATGAGCCTGAAATTCTTCTCGCAGATGAGCCGACCGGAAATCTGGATACCAAAAACAGTGGTCGTATTCAGGACTTGTTTTTTGAGCTTAAAGACCGCATGGGCCTCACTTTGGTCGTGGTTTCCCACGATCAGGAGTTCGCCAAGCGCTTCCCTCGGGTCTGTCGCATGAAGGATGGGCTTTGGATCTAG
- a CDS encoding HDIG domain-containing protein, with amino-acid sequence MVKDKRKNGIHSRTKYIDHSRRFLEWVNNLGFEQTNLGRIIHFLDEKFQVRRLSVLFLFMLFLSFLLFWDIDFPYFVQVGDIASSDIKSPISFQIVDEVATETKRREAEQSVPPVFDFDPNVYENLTHNVYKSWRKMRQMVKQAPWPEAEGKHAEAVIDFMQHKKVFEQELGTPVTDSVFKWLIEKRFSARLENILIEAIAKWSSFRIFDGSGNLLPGVDSPLIVRVIDRGSGEEEYTAVRGELKSLRERKNFTFEGVPGEGKLSPTDRKQLGAFAKQLRGPNLTFNRQETADRKDKARLAVLPVQLSIAKNQTVVASGAIVQPIHVTLLEEIRNLKSDRRSDFVSLVSALLFMTLMLVFFSYTRRFTLNRVRVENKDLAVMGLVTVLVILITKIFLFMTDAAFVVKYGNLIPATVFLFAAPIAAGPMLVGLLINSGEVVWLFTAFLATAGAVMVDFNFGFLLVSMIGGIAAARGVYSCKKRNDIYFAGVRTGAVNSLVICLVTVMQGMGTPDLWNDLIWNVPAGFLGGLLSSMVAMMLVPLLESAFNYVTDVKLLELSNLNHPLMQEMIVKAPGTYHHSLVVGSMVEAAANEIGANALLAKVMAYYHDIGKVPHAQYFIENQRPGHNPHDHISPYMSKTILIAHVKDGVEMGLRHKLGKPIIDGVLQHHGTTLISFFYNKALDEADQDIDQVIEDDFRYPGPKPQFREAALVMLADSIEAAARSLDEPTTARLQNIVKNIIQAKFLDGQLNECNLTLADLSVIELAFRRILLGIYHQRIDYPHLNMSQSNPYKLRDGKQKGDKKGMTSA; translated from the coding sequence TTGGTCAAGGATAAGCGTAAAAACGGCATTCACTCCCGCACGAAATACATCGACCATTCACGTCGGTTTTTGGAGTGGGTAAATAATCTCGGATTTGAGCAGACTAATCTTGGAAGAATCATTCACTTTTTGGATGAGAAATTTCAGGTTCGCCGGCTTTCCGTTTTATTTTTGTTCATGCTCTTCCTCAGTTTTTTGTTGTTTTGGGATATTGATTTTCCCTACTTTGTCCAGGTTGGTGATATTGCCAGCTCAGACATTAAATCTCCAATTAGCTTTCAGATTGTCGATGAGGTGGCCACCGAAACAAAGCGTCGTGAGGCGGAACAAAGCGTGCCTCCGGTCTTTGATTTTGATCCCAATGTCTATGAAAACCTGACCCACAATGTCTACAAATCCTGGCGAAAAATGCGCCAGATGGTGAAGCAGGCGCCCTGGCCGGAGGCTGAGGGAAAACACGCAGAAGCGGTAATTGATTTTATGCAGCACAAAAAGGTCTTTGAGCAGGAGCTTGGGACTCCAGTAACTGACTCGGTCTTTAAGTGGCTCATTGAAAAAAGATTTAGTGCCAGGCTGGAGAATATTTTGATCGAGGCCATTGCCAAGTGGTCCTCGTTCAGAATTTTTGATGGGTCAGGCAACCTGCTTCCTGGCGTGGACTCCCCCCTGATCGTGAGGGTGATTGATCGCGGCAGTGGGGAGGAAGAGTACACAGCCGTGCGTGGGGAACTTAAATCTCTGCGAGAGCGCAAGAATTTCACATTTGAAGGCGTGCCTGGCGAAGGAAAGCTATCGCCAACAGATCGGAAGCAGCTAGGCGCATTTGCGAAGCAACTTCGAGGCCCGAACCTGACGTTTAACCGTCAGGAAACTGCTGACCGCAAAGACAAAGCTCGATTGGCAGTTTTACCGGTTCAGTTGTCGATTGCAAAGAATCAGACTGTTGTGGCCTCTGGGGCGATTGTCCAGCCGATTCATGTGACCCTATTGGAGGAAATTCGCAATCTTAAGTCAGACCGACGTTCTGACTTCGTATCCCTGGTTTCTGCCCTCCTATTCATGACCTTGATGTTGGTTTTTTTCTCCTATACACGGCGGTTCACACTTAACCGGGTGCGGGTCGAGAATAAGGATTTGGCGGTCATGGGTCTGGTGACGGTCTTGGTGATTTTGATTACCAAGATTTTTCTGTTTATGACTGATGCGGCCTTCGTGGTGAAGTATGGAAACCTCATACCAGCAACTGTGTTTTTGTTCGCGGCCCCGATTGCGGCTGGCCCAATGTTGGTCGGTCTGTTGATTAACTCTGGTGAGGTCGTGTGGCTGTTTACAGCCTTCCTGGCTACGGCAGGGGCCGTTATGGTGGATTTCAACTTTGGCTTTCTGTTGGTTTCGATGATTGGAGGAATTGCTGCGGCCAGAGGAGTTTATTCATGTAAGAAACGAAACGACATTTACTTTGCCGGAGTCCGCACTGGCGCCGTCAATTCTCTGGTCATTTGTTTGGTGACGGTCATGCAGGGAATGGGAACTCCCGACCTGTGGAACGATCTCATATGGAACGTGCCAGCAGGCTTTTTGGGAGGTTTATTGTCATCTATGGTAGCAATGATGTTGGTGCCTCTACTGGAGAGTGCTTTTAATTATGTGACTGATGTGAAGCTGTTGGAGCTCAGCAACCTCAATCACCCCCTGATGCAGGAAATGATTGTCAAAGCTCCAGGAACTTATCATCACTCCCTGGTTGTTGGCAGCATGGTCGAGGCAGCAGCCAATGAGATTGGTGCCAATGCTCTTCTGGCGAAGGTCATGGCTTATTATCATGACATAGGTAAGGTTCCGCATGCCCAGTATTTTATTGAAAATCAAAGACCAGGGCATAATCCCCACGATCACATTTCACCCTATATGTCGAAAACCATTTTGATAGCTCACGTTAAGGATGGGGTGGAAATGGGATTACGCCATAAGCTGGGTAAGCCGATCATCGATGGGGTCCTTCAGCACCATGGGACAACCTTGATTTCCTTCTTCTACAATAAGGCCCTCGATGAGGCCGATCAGGATATTGACCAAGTGATTGAGGATGACTTCAGGTACCCCGGGCCAAAGCCACAGTTTCGTGAGGCAGCCTTAGTCATGTTGGCTGATAGCATTGAGGCCGCCGCCCGCTCTCTGGATGAACCAACCACAGCCCGATTACAAAACATTGTCAAAAATATCATTCAGGCCAAATTTTTGGATGGTCAGCTGAACGAGTGTAATTTAACTTTGGCAGACCTATCAGTGATCGAGTTGGCATTCCGTAGGATTCTGTTGGGTATTTATCACCAGCGGATCGATTACCCTCACCTCAACATGAGCCAGTCCAATCCTTATAAGTTGCGAGATGGAAAACAAAAGGGGGACAAGAAGGGCATGACTTCGGCATGA
- the prfB gene encoding peptide chain release factor 2 gives MFDILSKRKRLEELEQQAQNPDVWNNHSEMQKINKERVLLEKSVQDWEVLNQKVEDSEVLLEMAVEEKDEASFQEVTKEVSTMEAIVGELELKVLLSGETDANSSYLSINSGAGGTEACDWAGILLRMYTRYSEKQDYKVEVLEMTEGEEAGIKSVTLLIEGPYAYGHLKAESGVHRLVRISPFDSNARRHTSFASVFAWPEVDDEIEIEIKSEDLRIDTYRASGAGGQHVNRTDSAVRMTHLPTGVVVQCQSERSQISNRDKAYKMMRAALYEREMEKRREEKQALEGTKMDNEWGSQIRSYVLHPYKMVKDLRTETESGNPDRVLDGDLDQFIESYLKQQAQQAAGGS, from the coding sequence ATCTTTGACATCCTCAGCAAACGAAAACGGCTTGAGGAATTAGAGCAGCAGGCTCAAAACCCGGACGTCTGGAACAATCACAGCGAAATGCAGAAAATCAACAAGGAGAGAGTTCTCCTGGAGAAGTCCGTTCAGGATTGGGAGGTTCTCAACCAAAAGGTAGAGGACAGTGAAGTCCTCCTCGAAATGGCTGTCGAGGAAAAGGACGAGGCTTCCTTTCAAGAGGTCACGAAAGAGGTCTCCACTATGGAGGCGATCGTTGGCGAACTGGAGCTAAAGGTTTTACTCAGTGGCGAAACCGATGCCAATAGCTCCTATCTGTCCATCAATTCAGGTGCGGGTGGAACTGAGGCCTGTGATTGGGCTGGTATTTTGCTGCGTATGTATACCCGCTACTCAGAAAAGCAGGACTACAAGGTCGAAGTTTTGGAAATGACCGAAGGTGAAGAGGCGGGAATAAAATCAGTGACCCTTTTGATCGAAGGTCCCTATGCCTATGGACATTTGAAGGCTGAATCGGGAGTGCATCGGCTGGTACGCATAAGCCCCTTTGACTCCAATGCCCGACGCCATACCAGCTTTGCCTCGGTTTTTGCATGGCCAGAGGTGGATGACGAAATTGAGATTGAAATCAAGTCCGAAGATCTCCGTATCGACACCTATCGAGCTAGTGGGGCGGGTGGACAGCACGTCAACCGGACGGATTCAGCAGTTCGGATGACTCACTTACCAACTGGTGTGGTTGTTCAGTGCCAGAGTGAGCGTAGCCAGATTTCCAACAGGGACAAAGCCTATAAAATGATGCGGGCGGCTCTTTATGAAAGGGAGATGGAAAAACGCCGAGAGGAAAAGCAGGCTCTGGAAGGTACAAAGATGGACAACGAGTGGGGCAGTCAAATTCGCTCCTATGTTCTGCATCCCTACAAAATGGTGAAAGACCTTAGAACAGAAACCGAATCGGGCAATCCCGACCGAGTTCTCGACGGGGATTTGGATCAGTTTATTGAATCCTATCTAAAGCAACAGGCCCAGCAGGCAGCAGGTGGTTCTTAG
- a CDS encoding ABC transporter permease, protein MYQVWLVWRFLRSGQRFLNLTTSLSIFGMVIGVASLVVAMAVVSGFETTLKNSVIDSVGHVLVMKRGGPLTDDETFLKEVRDQVPAIIAETPFVYLEAVVAHNKKLSGVVVQGVDPDTYERVLRLKQRLREGEFAFGPREDGIQAGLVGKGLAKKFGLKIGDVFKAVMPVAKEYDNASFRPRLKKFYVRGILDLGRHDWNQRFVLTHIRAAQDFAQIGDQVMGYRLRLDKDEKAKEAAFVLSQRLGHAFWTRDWEDVNRNLFEAVKLEKVVIFFVLLIMVIAACFNISSTLFVSVLRRFGDISILKTLGANRGFVVKLFTAQGLLIGFIGSLIGVVLGVALCYGFVYAEQKWGLLPGEVYKLERVDVEFRWTDISAIFAASLFICFLATLAPARRGAKLAPVEGLRYE, encoded by the coding sequence GTGTATCAGGTTTGGCTGGTGTGGAGATTCTTGCGTTCGGGACAGAGATTTCTGAACCTCACCACTTCATTAAGTATATTCGGAATGGTTATCGGCGTGGCATCCTTGGTCGTGGCCATGGCGGTGGTGAGTGGTTTTGAAACCACTTTAAAAAACTCGGTTATTGATTCGGTGGGACATGTTTTGGTGATGAAAAGAGGGGGCCCACTGACGGATGACGAAACTTTCCTAAAGGAAGTTAGAGACCAGGTTCCAGCAATCATTGCTGAGACGCCATTTGTTTATCTGGAAGCTGTTGTTGCCCACAACAAGAAATTGTCCGGAGTCGTTGTTCAAGGTGTAGATCCTGACACTTATGAGCGTGTCTTGCGACTGAAACAGCGGCTGCGGGAAGGTGAGTTTGCGTTCGGGCCGAGGGAGGATGGAATTCAAGCTGGCTTGGTTGGCAAGGGGCTGGCCAAGAAGTTTGGTCTTAAGATAGGGGATGTCTTCAAGGCCGTTATGCCAGTGGCCAAGGAGTATGACAATGCGAGCTTCAGACCTCGCCTAAAAAAGTTTTATGTCCGTGGTATTTTGGATTTGGGTCGTCATGATTGGAATCAGCGTTTTGTATTGACCCACATCCGGGCGGCCCAGGATTTTGCCCAGATTGGTGATCAGGTCATGGGTTACCGCCTGCGGCTGGACAAAGATGAAAAGGCCAAAGAGGCTGCTTTTGTTTTGAGTCAGCGTCTCGGTCATGCGTTTTGGACTAGGGATTGGGAGGATGTTAATCGTAACCTTTTTGAGGCGGTCAAACTGGAAAAGGTTGTAATCTTTTTTGTTTTGCTGATTATGGTGATTGCAGCCTGCTTTAATATATCCAGCACTTTGTTTGTGAGTGTGCTTAGGCGTTTTGGAGACATTAGTATTTTAAAAACACTGGGAGCCAATCGGGGATTTGTAGTTAAACTATTCACCGCCCAGGGGTTATTGATTGGGTTTATTGGTTCATTGATTGGCGTGGTCCTGGGCGTGGCTCTTTGTTACGGCTTTGTCTATGCCGAACAGAAGTGGGGGCTTCTTCCCGGTGAGGTGTATAAGTTAGAGCGGGTGGACGTTGAATTTCGTTGGACGGATATCTCGGCTATTTTTGCTGCATCCTTGTTTATTTGTTTTCTAGCCACCCTGGCTCCGGCCAGAAGGGGAGCCAAGTTAGCACCAGTGGAGGGGCTTCGTTATGAATAG
- the mazG gene encoding nucleoside triphosphate pyrophosphohydrolase codes for MPQAPENYREFSSLVSIVTALRGPDGCPWDKEQTHKSLTRFAIEEAHELAEAIDRDDNQEICEELGDLLLQVVLHAEIARQEGRFDMADVIAGIGEKMVRRHPHVFADVKVKDSDEVLDNWGKIKAKEKGNEDDFIRFNLPAGLPALIGAHKIGEKTKKWHFDWDRPEDVLAKVEEEIAELKEALATRNSAEIEHELGDLFFSLAQLSRHLNTESEQVLRTTNARFEKRFVQMQEFCRQDGKDFAQLDSEQMEEYWIRAKEHLKADEPD; via the coding sequence ATGCCACAAGCACCTGAAAATTATCGTGAATTCAGTTCACTGGTGAGCATTGTCACTGCTCTGCGCGGTCCAGATGGTTGCCCCTGGGACAAGGAGCAAACCCACAAATCCCTGACCCGCTTCGCCATTGAAGAGGCCCATGAGCTGGCCGAGGCCATAGACCGGGACGACAACCAGGAGATTTGCGAGGAGTTGGGTGACCTACTCCTGCAAGTTGTCCTCCATGCGGAAATAGCCCGCCAAGAGGGTCGATTTGACATGGCCGATGTCATTGCCGGTATTGGTGAGAAGATGGTCCGCCGCCACCCCCACGTTTTTGCTGATGTCAAAGTAAAGGATAGCGACGAGGTATTGGATAATTGGGGCAAGATTAAAGCAAAAGAAAAAGGGAATGAGGATGACTTCATTCGCTTTAATCTACCTGCTGGCCTACCCGCCTTGATCGGAGCTCACAAGATTGGTGAAAAAACCAAGAAGTGGCATTTCGATTGGGACCGGCCGGAGGATGTTCTCGCCAAGGTAGAAGAGGAAATTGCAGAACTTAAAGAGGCCTTGGCAACTCGGAACTCCGCTGAAATCGAACATGAATTGGGAGATTTGTTTTTTAGCCTTGCTCAACTGAGCCGTCACCTCAACACCGAGAGTGAGCAAGTGCTTAGAACCACGAACGCCCGCTTTGAAAAACGATTTGTTCAAATGCAGGAGTTCTGTCGGCAAGATGGAAAGGACTTCGCGCAGCTCGATAGCGAACAGATGGAAGAGTACTGGATCAGGGCAAAAGAGCATCTCAAGGCCGACGAACCTGACTGA
- the ybeY gene encoding rRNA maturation RNase YbeY translates to MTVLVLNQGKSPVPRKFVESSLTSFARSLKRRKVGLGGESRELVVVFADERQARALNFQYRKKDYATDVLSFESLDSDSFGELVLCLDVVRRQAKEHGLTVREELSYLLLHGFLHLLGYDHEGNETEAQRMFDLQDSIWKSYWARRG, encoded by the coding sequence ATGACCGTTCTCGTCCTTAATCAGGGTAAAAGTCCCGTCCCGCGAAAGTTTGTAGAGTCCAGCCTAACGTCATTTGCGAGAAGCCTAAAGCGAAGAAAAGTTGGTCTCGGTGGCGAGTCCCGAGAGCTTGTTGTGGTTTTCGCCGACGAGAGGCAGGCCAGGGCCCTGAATTTTCAGTATCGAAAAAAGGACTACGCCACTGACGTTTTGAGTTTTGAAAGCCTAGACTCCGACTCCTTTGGTGAGTTGGTCCTGTGCCTTGATGTGGTTCGTCGACAGGCCAAAGAACATGGCCTGACAGTTCGCGAGGAGCTATCCTATCTCCTTCTCCACGGGTTCCTCCACCTATTGGGCTATGATCACGAAGGCAATGAAACGGAAGCCCAAAGGATGTTTGACCTCCAGGATTCGATATGGAAATCCTATTGGGCTCGGAGAGGTTAG